A single Drosophila ananassae strain 14024-0371.13 chromosome 3L, ASM1763931v2, whole genome shotgun sequence DNA region contains:
- the LOC6495626 gene encoding upstream-binding protein 1 isoform X5 — MRHSRWEIDDRRVSRIREHALASEGSSFPPASDIERALLDFMKLWPNSPVHIPKYDGMLPFAASAASPATSSSPIAINSVTSTNSPTLKLMDTTNMVSPQHVPADIDECNQNIMPESTPSQVTQWLTNHRLTAYLSTFAQFSGSDIMRMSKEDLIQICGLADGIRMFNILRAKTIAPRLTMYASLDGCSYNAIYLLSNTAKELQQKIFKMPGFYEFMAKASAQENGAGGGAAAAAAAALYNNWSMHSKYSGSGSNIFNEANKSCVYISGPSGILVSVTDEVLNNEVKDGSLYALEVQAGKVILKLIHKQDNN, encoded by the exons ATGCGACATTCAAGATGGGAGATCGATGATAGGAGAGTTTCTCGCATTCGCGAACATGCGCTTGCATCTGAAGGATCATCATTCCCGCCAGCGTCCGATATTGAACGAGCTCTACTGGATTT TATGAAACTCTGGCCCAATTCGCCTGTCCACATACCCAAGTACGATGGAATGCTTCCGTTTGCAGCCAGCGCAGCATCCCCGGCCACCAGCAGCAGTCCCATCGCCATCAACTCGGTGACGTCCACCAACTCACCCACTCTGAAGCTGATGGACACAACCAACATGGTGTCGCCGCAGCATGTGCCAGCTGACATCGATGAATGC AACCAGAACATCATGCCGGAATCGACGCCCTCGCAAGTGACGCAGTGGCTGACCAATCACCGCCTCACGGCTTATCTTTCGACTTTCGCGCAGTTCTCCGGATCGGATATAATGCG CATGTCCAAGGAGGATTTGATACAGATCTGTGGCCTGGCTGACGGCATCCGCATGTTCAACATTTTGCGCGCCAA GACTATTGCGCCCCGACTTACCATGTACGCCAGCCTGGATGGCTGCAGCTACAATGCCATCTACCTGCTGTCCAACACCGCCAAGGAGCTGCAGCAGAAGATCTTCAAGATGCCAGGGTTCTATGAGTTCATGGCGAAGGCCAGTGCCCAGGAGAacggagcaggaggaggagctgcagccgcagcagcagctgccctTTATAATAACTGGAGCATGCACTCGAAGTACTCTGGAAGCGGATCGAACATCTTCAACGAGGCCAACAAGAGCTGTGTGTACATTTCCGGGCCGTCGGGCATCCTGGTCAGTGTCACCGATGAGGTGCTTAACAACGAGGTGAAGGATGGCAGCCTCTACGCCTTGGAGGTCCAGGCCGGCAAAGTGATCCTGAAGCTGATCCACAAGCAGGACAACAACTAA
- the LOC6495627 gene encoding uncharacterized protein LOC6495627 yields MGGFRIILIILICPFAWEVLADCRITQNMVEQTNRIFTFRDARGDLQLQRREIVPTGVTLLMYANPSDVLETQCLDSGGFSVGLPMQCANPMMPAVSRMRDNGCPGTIFSVGYTIEGRVLELYRTCFDAGHGRALYSQSDVYYKTFFPRRPFVDFVADEMFSPREAAAYLKSNIYFAFRAIYGDGQSYLPNPRALIINRGHLVASADFLFLDQMGSTFRYLNVVPQFKSINDGNWEKIERWVRSQIPPSSYFRVKTGGIGILTLPDANGTFRPAFLAGSTIPVPEWTYKVVRDASGNGLYVFLTYNNTFYTDRPKVLDICHPVGCPMSLPNNSYEGYTFCCNPKSFPL; encoded by the exons ATGGGTGGCTTCCGCATCATTCTCATTATCCTGATCTGCCCATTTG CTTGGGAGGTCCTAGCCGATTGTAGGATAACCCAGAACATGGTGGAGCAAACGAATCGCATTTTCACTTTTCGCGATGCCAGAGGAGATCTCCAATTGCAGCGGCGGGAAATAGTTCCAACGGGGGTCACCCTTCTAATGTACGCCAATCCATCCGATGTGCTGGAGACTCAGTGCCTGGACAGTGGAGGGTTCTCGGTTGGCCTCCCTATGCAGTGTGCCAATCCCATGATGCCAGCTGTGTCCAGGATGAGGGATAACGGGTGTCCTGGCACCATCTTTTCCGTGGGCTATACCATTGAGGGCAGGGTTCTGGAGCTCTATCGCACCTGCTTCGATGCCGGGCATGGAAGGGCTTTGTACTCTCAGAGCGATGTCTACTACAAGACCTTCT TTCCCAGGCGACCATTTGTGGACTTTGTGGCCGATGAAATGTTCAGTCCCCGAGAAGCAGCCGCTTACCTCAAGTCCAACATATACTTTGCGTTCAGAGCCATCTATGGCGATGGGCAGTCGTACTTGCCGAATCCTCGTGCCTTGATCATTAACCGAGGACACCTGGTGGCCTCGGCGGACTTCCTGTTTCTGGACCAAATGGGGAGCACCTTTCGCTACCTGAACGTGGTGCCGCAATTCAAGTCCATCAACGATGGTAACTGGGAGAAGATAGAGCGTTGGGTGCGCAGCCAGATCCCACCGTCCAGTTATTTCCGGGTAAAGACCGGCGGCATCGGAATTCTGACACTACCGGACGCCAATGGAACCTTCCGGCCGGCGTTCCTAGCTGGATCCACGATACCTGTTCCGGAGTGGACCTACAAAGTGGTTCGAGATGCTAGCGGCAATGGCCTGTACGTGTTCCTAACGTACAACAACACCTTCTACACGGATAGGCCGAAGGTCCTGGACATTTGCCATCCTGTTGGTTGCCCCATGAGCTTGCCAAATAACTCCTATGAGGGATATACCTTCTGCTGCAATCCCAAAAGTTTCCCACtctaa
- the LOC26515295 gene encoding odorant receptor 46a yields the protein MAENAEIFYKRQKAFLNIFSLWPSESGYRRTLHQVNCIQGIGFWVLLFDLLVILYILGNLNRMSEVVKAFFVLATSLGVTIKLISIKWYNVELDRLFARLDDEEFRPQGPKERSIFAAACESSRWQRDGYMYISLAALGVILIPQLIFEWSYLPLPLYSPFGEDPRTAGYWIMYTYQFIGETISCLTNIGFDPLCSSLFIFIKCQLDFVAERFKKLDRESEDDGLIGEELRKCIRQHMAVVDLTAEVEKLLTKTISLQVFCTVLVLTANFYGIAVLSNEKMVLFKFIVYQAAMLAQIFIMCYYAGIGNMFQHQLVTEDFYNYQVWYFQILGAWRLPIWATGGQKRSHAFRFGFILVMLFVMLLLFAVELVNNISRIRHILKVFFMFATEMSCMTKLLHLKFRSRNLAHMVEMMKSKTFSTRGKEEIEIMESARRVVIKMRNFYGILSLGTVSLFLIVPFFAGLEELPMTMYEVCNIQGSLCYWLLFVFHCACLLPTCVLNITYDSVAFSLLTFLRVQLQMLVLRLEKLGSEIDPRDNQRIAWELRECASYYNSIVQFKDLVEEFVKVPGSVQLMCSVLVQVSSLYDISTISIANGEGIYMAKTCIYQLMMLWQVFIICYASNEVTTYSSRLCHAIYSSQWTGWSRINRRMILMMMMRFDSPLLLRTLNPTFVFSLEAFGSIVNVSYSYFALLKRVKG from the exons ATGGCTGAAAACGCGGAAATCTTCTACAAGCGCCAGAAGGCCTTCCTGAACATATTTTCATTGTGGCCCTCCGAATCAGGCTATCGGAGGACTCTGCACCAGGTTAACTGCATCCAAGGGATTGGCTTTTGGGTGCTGCTCTTCGACCTGTTGGTAATTCTGTATATCTTGGGCAACCTGAACCGCATGTCCGAGGTGGTGAAGGCGTTCTTTGTGCTGGCCACCAGTCTGGGGGTCACCATCAAGCTCATAAGTATAAAATGGTACAATGTGGAGTTGGACAGGCTCTTTGCCCGTCTGGACGACGAGGAGTTCCGGCCACAAGGACCCAAGGAGCGGTCCATCTTTGCCGCTGCCTGTGAATCGAGTCGGTGGCAAAGGGACGGCTACATGTACATATCCTTGGCGGCTCTGGGAGTGATCCTTATCCCGCAGCTCATCTTTGAGTGGTCGTACTTGCCACTGCCATTGTATAGTCCATTTGGTGAAGATCCCCGCACAGCCGGGTATTGGATTATGTACACTTATCAGTTTATAGGCGAGACAATATCCTGTTTGACCAACATAGGATTCGATCCCCTGTGCTCATCGTTGTTCATATTCATCAAGTGTCAGCTGGACTTTGTGGCGGAAAGATTCAAAAAACTGGACCGGGAGTCCGAGGATGATGGCTTAATTGGCGAGGAGCTGAGGAAGTGCATCCGCCAGCACATGGCCGTTGTGGATCTGACGGCGGAAGTGGAGAAGCTCCTAACCAAAACGATTTCGTTGCAGGTCTTTTGTACAGTACTGGTGCTCACAGCCAACTTTTATGGCATTGCTGTG CTCTCTAATGAGAAGATGGTCTTGTTCAAGTTCATCGTTTACCAGGCCGCCATGTTGGCTCAGATCTTCATTATGTGCTACTATGCCGG AATCGGCAACATGTTTCAGCATCAGTTGGTCACGGAGGACTTTTACAATTACCAGGTATGGTACTTTCAGATTTTGGGCGCCTGGAGGCTTCCCATTTGGGCCACAGGAGGGCAAAAAAGATCCCATGCCTTCCGCTTTGGCTTTATCCTGGTGATGCTCTTTGTTATGCTATTGCTCTTTGCCGTGGAGCTGGTGAACAATATCTCCCGGATACGGCACATCCTGAAGGTGTTCTTCATGTTCGCCACGGAGATGTCCTGCATGACCAAGCTGTTGCACCTGAAGTTTAGGAGCCGGAATCTGGCGCACATGGTCGAAATGATGAAATCCAAGACATTCTCCACTCGGGGAAAGGAGGAGATAGAGATCATGGAATCGGCCAGGAGGGTGGTGATCAAAATGCGTAACTTCTATGGAATCTTATCCCTGGGAACGGTCTCGCTTTTCCTGATAGTACCCTTTTTTGCTGGACTGGAGGAACTACCTATGACCATGTACGAGGTGTGCAACATCCAGGGCAGCTTGTGCTACTGGCTCCTGTTTGTGTTCCACTGTGCTTGCCTGCTGCCCACCTGTGTCCTGAATATTACCTACGACTCTGTGGCTTTTTCTCTCCTCACCTTCCTGAGGGTACAGCTGCAAATGTTGGTCCTGCGCCTGGAGAAACTTGGCTCGGAAATAGATCCCAGAGATAACCAGCGGATTGCCTGGGAGCTGCGGGAGTGTGCCAGCTACTACAACAGCATTGTGCAGTTCAAGGACTTGGTGGAGGAGTTTGTCAAAGTTCCGGGCTCTGTGCAGCTCATGTGCTCAGTTCTCGTCCAGGTCTCGAGTCTGTATGACATTTCCACTATCTCGATAGCCAATGGAGAAGGAATTTACATGGCCAAGACCTGCATCTACCAGCTGATGATGCTTTGGCAAGTTTTCATCATCTGCTACGCCTCCAACGAGGTGACCACCTACAGTTCTCGGCTCTGTCACGCCATCTACAGTTCCCAGTGGACGGGCTGGAGCAGGATCAACCGCCGGATGAttctgatgatgatgatgcgcTTCGACTCGCCTCTGCTCCTACGCACCCTTAATCCCACCTTTGTTTTCAGTCTGGAGGCATTCGGTTCT aTTGTGAATGTCTCGTACAGCTACTTCGCCCTCCTCAAGAGAGTCAAAGGTTAA
- the LOC6495629 gene encoding zinc finger protein 616 gives MSENQNKQSCLHCRVFNPKFKYQEIFDEFGTELGLQSLLAKHFDFNVTPNSNEQQLLCEVCVNSLIRLFDIDELQREQDAAKDKTKEPAPEQKVSVAIPESMAVPTPPEHHAAQQVASPKAKTVKTVPAVPKREHSLRINKDPSKPLQIAPTTSQDFDNAKEQPISAPPAKQSKGVPKESEQEQISRLICNILNDDEVIVEEVSAPVPEEVEKHEEIVLLDSESIPDTDIDQEEFIYDHEDILDPVLPDLKLKPETRAKVEAEDSQSEVEVDGSESSNVIIFNFVEIKDHDDIGNILEYLSTVVKTSFEKLSFDWSTDCKHCSKKFQTFNSLLSHMLTAHKTRGNVFRCPLKNCSKELKGVKFLAMHLVLMHAKVGDIPIYGSCPECKMTFSNILQYNKHSCAHVIKKKRGVRLYCEMCALDFPSWKRFNFHNQFHLEKHRPRNCFICDYASNNIDELFQHLNYFHEPEGTLFCDICDRTFRDPEVFTEHNKSHTNVNGTTFTCVECMAMFESRGRLNGHMRAMHGSAISCELCSREFASEATYNVHMKKHLIIERDVNVCSKCGQLSDSHKNMQDHVNNEESPCFQAKVLTELLRDAYVCEHCSLYFKEKNDLQCHRKTGVHKNGLYWCQPCGKEFSHMKLYRHHIRNFQQIRGDATHRKLEICVFYMCDQEGCSEAYANWNSLYTHKRRTHETSSKQANKTSKSEQEWVCQFCLKQCRSKMSLSVHVARSHNNDNVVCPLCNASYKNQEALNKHHAYWHEPIECPQCFKIVKNVRNYDTHVNVVHSNTKRYACSVCQKGFYHKSEMESHQRLHGQSYNCDQCSFTTRNKKSLSVHVLGQHYKRFAFECKMCSKRFGRQQGLNTHMQRAHGSKFMCRDYFEGGCGRSFINSSQLNVHVRKVHNGTIFLTEEEEDEYISDGPSTSKKRCFRIDDDTNIEFIEDPEATQDGIELEHEIDEDDYGEEGLVATSVAKN, from the exons ATGTCGGaaaaccaaaataaacaaagctGCCTGCATTGTAGAGTATTCAATCCGAAATTCAAGTACCAGGAGATATTTGACGAGTTTGGAACCGAGCTGGGCCTGCAATCCTTGCTAGCCAAGCACTTTGACTTCAATGTGACACCAAACTCCAACGAGCAGCAGCTGCTGTGCGAAGTTTGCGTCAACAGTTTAATCCGCCTCTTTGACATCGATGAACTGCAGCGGGAACAGGATGCGGCGAAGGATAAAACCAAGGAGCCTGCTCCTGAACAGAAAGTATCGGTGGCTATCCCAGAATCCATGGCAGTGCCAACACCACCTGAGCATCATGCAGCACAACAGGTTGCTTCTCCAAAGGCTAAGACCGTTAAAACAGTACCAGCTGTTCCAAAAAGAGAGCACAGTCTTCGCATCAACAAGGATCCATCAAAACCACTCCAGATTGCTCCTACTACTTCCCAGGATTTTGATAACGCCAAGGAGCAGCCTATTTCAGCTCCTCCCGCCAAACAATCAAAAGGAGTTCCAAAGGAATCGGAACAGGAGCAGATCAGTCGCCTCATTTGCAACATCCTGAACGACGATGAGGTGATCGTTGAAGAGGTTTCAGCCCCAGTTCCAGAGGAAGTTGAAAAGCATGAGGAAATAGTCCTGCTGGACAGCGAATCTATCCCTGACACGGATATAGATCAGGAGGAATTCATTTACGACCATGAAG ATATCCTTGACCCGGTGCTGCCTGATTTAAAGTTAAAGCCAGAGACTCGAGCGAAAGTGGAAGCAGAGGATAGTCAGAGTGAAGTAGAGGTCGATGGAAGCGAATCTAGCAATGTCATTATCTTCAACTTTGTTGAGATCAAAGATC ATGATGATATTGGTAACATCCTCGAATACCTTTCCACGGTGGTAAAGACCAGCTTTGAGAAACTCTCATTCGACTGGTCCACTGATTGCAAACACTGCTCCAAAAAGTTTCAAACCTTTAACTCTCTCTTAAGTCATATGCTAACAGCTCATAAGACTAGAGGTAATGTCTTCAGGTGTCCTCTAAAGAACTGCAGCAAGGAGCTAAAAGGGGTCAAATTTCTGGCCATGCATTTGGTGCTCATGCATGCAAAAGTGGGAGA CATTCCAATCTATGGCAGTTGTCCGGAGTGCAAAATGACGTTTTCAAACATTCTTCAATACAACAAACACTCCTGCGCCCATGTCATCAAAAAGAAGCGAGGTGTCCGGCTTTATTGCGAAATGTGTGCCTTGGACTTTCCTTCCTGGAAGCG TTTCAACTTTCACAATCAATTTCATCTGGAGAAGCACAGGCCCCGTAATTGTTTCATCTGCGATTATGCCAGCAATAATATTGACGAACTATTCCAGCACCTGAATTACTTCCATGAGCCAGAAGGAACTCTTTTCTGTGATAT TTGTGATCGCACCTTCCGAGATCCCGAGGTTTTCACAGAGCACAACAAATCCCATACCAATGTTAATGGCACCACCTTCACCTGCGTTGAGTGCATGGCCATGTTCGAGTCTCGGGGTCGATTAAATGGGCACATG AGAGCTATGCATGGCAGTGCCATAAGCTGCGAGTTGTGCTCCCGGGAGTTCGCCAGCGAGGCCACCTACAACGTCCACATGAAGAAACACTTGATCATCGAAAGGGATGTCAACGTGTGCAGCAAATGCGGCCAGTTAAGCGATAGCCACAAGAACATGCAGGATCATGTGAATAACGAGGAATCCCCTTGTTTTCAAGCAAAGGTTCTTACGGAACTCCTTCGCGATGCCTATGTTTGCGAGCACTGCTCGCTGtactttaaagaaaaaaatgacctGCAGTGCCACCGAAAAACGGGAGTGCATAAGAACGGGTTGTATTGGTGCCAACCGTGTGGCAAGGAGTTTTCTCACATGAAACTATACCGTCACCATATTCGTAACTTTCAGCAAATAAGGGGGGATGCCACACACCGCAAGCTGGAGATCTGTGTTTTCTACATGTGTGATCAGGAG GGCTGTTCTGAGGCTTATGCCAATTGGAATTCCTTGTATACGCACAAGCGAAGAACACATGAGACTTCCAGCAAGCAGGCTAACAAAACTTCAAAGTCTGAACAGGAGTGGGTTTGCCAGTTCTGTTTGAAGCAGTGCCGTTCCAAGATGTCCTTGTCAGTTCATGTAGCCAGAAGCCACAATAATG ACAATGTTGTCTGCCCTTTGTGTAATGCTTCTTATAAGAACCAGGAAGCCTTGAACAAGCACCATGCCTACTGGCACGAGCCCATCGAATGTCCCCAGTGCTTTAAAATTGTCAAAAACGTACGGAACTATGATACCCATGTCAACGTGGTGCATTCCAATACGAAGCGGTATGCCTGCAGTGTCTGCCAAAAGGGTTTCTATCACAAAAGCGAAATGGAGTCACATCAGAGA CTCCATGGACAGTCATACAATTGTGACCAGTGCAGCTTCACCACCAGGAACAAGAAGTCTCTCTCTGTCCACGTTCTGGGTCAGCACTACAAACGCTTCGCTTTCGAATGCAAGATGTGCAGCAAGCGCTTTGGACGCCAACAGGGCCTGAACACCCACATGCAGCGAGCTCACGGATCAAAGTTCATGTGCCGGGACTACTTTGAGGGCGGCTGTGGGCGCAGCTTCATCAACAGTTCCCAGTTAAATGTGCACGTACGAAAGGTGCACAATGGCACTATCTTCCTCACCGAGGAAGAGGAGGATGAGTACATCAGCGATGGGCCATCGACGTCTAAAAAACGATGCTTTCGGATCGACGATGATACCAACATCGAGTTTATAGAGGATCCAGAAGCCACCCAAGATGGAATAGAACTTGAGCATGAAATCGATGAGGATGATTACGGAGAGGAGGGTTTAGTTGCCACGTCAGTTGCCAAGAATTGa